Proteins encoded together in one Pelosinus sp. IPA-1 window:
- the thrC gene encoding threonine synthase, whose translation MYSSTRGENDKLLAAEAIKRGIAADGGLFVPDSIPKVDEKWLANLVNFDYQERALHVLRLFLSDYSEEELRACITAAYTTDKFDDSRIAPIVPIGDQTSVLELWHGPTSAFKDMALQILPQLMSRALRKTGEKSEIVILTATSGDTGKAALEGFANVEQIKIIVFYPEEGVSPIQRLQMVTQLGSNVSVVAVKGNFDDTQTGVKTIFNDPQYNKELAMNGFQLSSANSINWGRLVPQIVYYFSAYADMLRDGHLKLGQLVNFVVPTGNFGNLLAAYYAKLMGLPIGKLICASNNNNVLTEFLNTGVYNRQRTFHKTLSPSMDILISSNLERLLYHMTDGNSQQVGEWMAQLTNNGHYRVGEKVLQDIKKTFWADWVDDKGTEEMITNVFSKYNYVADPHTAVAWQVADRYRQQTKDMTPQVIVSTASPFKFNESVLAALAGSNVMNGKDEFSMLHELAKVSGWPVPPALAALEKATIYHNIVIEKEDMPNIIKKIINKNKD comes from the coding sequence ATGTATAGTAGTACTCGTGGGGAAAATGATAAACTATTGGCGGCGGAAGCCATAAAAAGAGGAATAGCTGCTGATGGTGGCTTATTTGTACCAGATTCAATTCCTAAAGTAGATGAAAAGTGGCTAGCTAATTTAGTGAATTTTGATTATCAAGAGAGAGCATTACACGTATTACGCTTGTTTTTATCTGATTATAGCGAAGAAGAATTAAGGGCTTGCATTACTGCTGCTTACACAACAGATAAGTTTGATGACTCTCGGATTGCACCGATCGTTCCTATTGGAGATCAGACTTCTGTTCTTGAATTATGGCATGGCCCAACAAGTGCTTTTAAAGATATGGCGCTACAAATCCTACCGCAGCTCATGTCACGAGCCCTTCGTAAAACTGGCGAAAAGTCTGAAATTGTAATTTTAACGGCAACATCAGGAGATACAGGTAAGGCTGCTTTAGAGGGGTTTGCCAACGTTGAACAAATTAAAATCATTGTATTTTATCCTGAAGAAGGCGTCAGTCCAATTCAGCGTTTACAGATGGTAACTCAGCTTGGTTCTAACGTTTCTGTTGTAGCTGTGAAGGGGAATTTTGATGACACCCAGACAGGTGTAAAAACCATCTTTAATGATCCTCAATATAATAAGGAGTTAGCAATGAATGGTTTTCAATTATCATCTGCTAATTCAATTAATTGGGGACGATTAGTACCACAAATTGTATATTATTTTAGTGCTTATGCTGATATGCTACGGGATGGTCACCTTAAGTTGGGACAACTCGTAAATTTTGTTGTGCCTACAGGAAATTTTGGTAACTTATTAGCGGCTTATTATGCAAAATTAATGGGACTGCCAATTGGGAAACTGATTTGTGCATCGAATAACAATAATGTACTAACAGAATTTTTGAATACTGGTGTGTATAATAGACAACGGACTTTTCATAAAACCCTATCTCCCTCTATGGATATTTTAATCTCTAGTAATTTGGAACGTTTGTTATATCACATGACCGATGGTAATAGTCAGCAGGTAGGGGAATGGATGGCGCAATTAACCAATAACGGTCATTATCGAGTTGGAGAAAAAGTTCTACAAGATATTAAGAAGACTTTTTGGGCTGATTGGGTAGATGACAAGGGTACTGAAGAGATGATTACAAATGTATTTAGTAAATATAACTATGTAGCAGACCCTCATACAGCCGTAGCTTGGCAAGTGGCAGATCGATATCGTCAACAGACCAAAGATATGACTCCACAAGTTATTGTATCTACAGCTAGCCCTTTTAAGTTTAACGAGAGTGTATTAGCTGCGCTTGCAGGCTCCAATGTTATGAATGGAAAAGATGAATTCTCCATGTTGCATGAATTAGCCAAAGTGAGTGGCTGGCCAGTACCGCCAGCGCTAGCGGCACTGGAGAAGGCAACTATTTATCATAATATTGTTATTGAGAAAGAGGATATGCCTAATATTATAAAGAAGATAATAAATAAGAATAAAGACTAA
- the pckA gene encoding phosphoenolpyruvate carboxykinase (ATP) codes for MDSSIILNGASKVHWNLTSSELVEISLARKEGLLTANGALRVATGKYTGRSPNDKFIVDSPAVHSEISWGSNKPFTEQKFEQLYNRMLAYMENRELFVFEGFAGADEQYHIKARFYNEFAWQNLFIHQLLVRQELNEKDFQPDFQICCMPGFKAVPEIDGTNSEAFIIIHFEKKMVLIGGTHYAGEMKKSIFSVMNYLLPRQGILSMHCSANRGHSGDTALFFGLSGTGKTTLSADPQRQLIGDDEHAWSDHGIFNIEGGCYAKCIGLRHETEPQIWDAIRFGAVLENVVIDEDRVAHYDDHSITENTRVAYPVDFIPNALIPGIGGHPKTVVFLTADAFGVLPPISKLNKQQAMYHFLSGYTSKLAGTERGITKPEATFSSCFGAPFLPLSPLVYAKLLGEKLDQHDTNVFLINTGWSGGPYGVGSRMKLSYTRAMVTAAIEGKLDNVEYELDTIFNVYIPTECPAVPSELLKPIHTWQDKEAYQSKAKELAQLFNQNIKKFGDSIPTEIVEAGPKV; via the coding sequence ATGGACAGCAGTATTATACTAAACGGTGCAAGTAAGGTTCATTGGAATTTAACTTCGTCGGAATTGGTAGAAATTTCCTTAGCAAGAAAAGAAGGCTTATTAACTGCAAACGGTGCACTACGGGTAGCTACAGGAAAATATACGGGGCGTTCTCCTAATGACAAATTTATTGTGGATTCGCCAGCAGTGCATAGTGAAATTTCCTGGGGAAGTAATAAACCTTTTACGGAACAAAAGTTTGAACAGTTGTATAATCGCATGTTAGCATATATGGAAAATCGTGAACTATTTGTATTTGAGGGTTTTGCTGGTGCTGATGAGCAATATCACATAAAGGCAAGATTTTATAATGAGTTTGCCTGGCAGAATTTATTTATTCATCAATTACTAGTACGCCAGGAACTTAATGAAAAAGATTTTCAGCCGGATTTCCAAATTTGTTGTATGCCAGGTTTTAAAGCTGTACCTGAAATCGATGGCACGAATTCAGAGGCCTTTATTATTATTCATTTTGAAAAGAAGATGGTATTAATTGGCGGCACACATTATGCAGGAGAAATGAAAAAATCAATTTTTTCTGTTATGAATTATTTATTGCCCCGACAAGGAATTTTATCAATGCATTGTTCAGCTAATAGGGGGCATAGTGGTGACACGGCATTGTTTTTTGGCTTAAGTGGTACAGGCAAGACGACACTTTCAGCAGATCCACAGCGCCAGCTCATTGGTGACGATGAACATGCGTGGAGTGATCATGGTATTTTTAATATTGAAGGTGGTTGCTATGCAAAATGCATTGGCTTACGCCATGAAACAGAGCCACAAATTTGGGATGCCATACGCTTTGGTGCTGTACTGGAGAATGTGGTTATTGACGAAGATAGAGTAGCTCATTACGATGATCACTCCATAACAGAAAATACAAGGGTTGCTTATCCTGTTGATTTTATACCGAATGCTTTGATTCCAGGAATTGGTGGTCATCCTAAAACAGTAGTCTTTTTAACAGCCGATGCTTTTGGTGTATTGCCACCTATATCTAAGTTAAACAAACAGCAGGCTATGTATCACTTTTTATCTGGTTATACTAGCAAATTGGCTGGTACAGAACGAGGAATTACTAAGCCAGAAGCTACTTTTTCATCTTGTTTTGGGGCACCATTTTTACCTTTATCACCACTAGTTTATGCTAAGTTATTAGGGGAAAAGCTTGATCAGCATGATACCAATGTATTTTTAATCAATACTGGTTGGTCAGGCGGACCTTATGGTGTAGGTAGTCGAATGAAATTGTCTTACACAAGAGCTATGGTTACAGCAGCAATTGAAGGGAAACTTGATAATGTAGAATACGAACTGGATACTATTTTTAATGTTTATATTCCTACGGAATGTCCAGCTGTACCGTCAGAACTTTTGAAGCCAATTCATACGTGGCAAGACAAAGAAGCATACCAGAGTAAGGCCAAGGAACTTGCTCAGTTATTTAATCAAAATATTAAAAAATTTGGAGATTCTATACCAACAGAAATAGTAGAAGCTGGTCCTAAGGTTTGA